A DNA window from Paraclostridium bifermentans contains the following coding sequences:
- a CDS encoding DUF1904 domain-containing protein, producing the protein MPQIKIRGINETDVCKISENMIDKLVEAVKCPRDYFEIECIKSVAIRDGKIADIYPFVEVAWFDRGQEVQDVVAKIITDSIRNNLDVESMDLAFTVFEKEKYYENGEHF; encoded by the coding sequence ATGCCACAAATAAAAATAAGAGGAATAAATGAAACTGATGTATGTAAAATAAGCGAGAATATGATAGATAAATTAGTTGAAGCAGTTAAATGTCCAAGAGATTATTTTGAAATAGAGTGTATAAAGTCAGTTGCTATAAGAGATGGGAAGATTGCAGATATATACCCTTTTGTAGAAGTTGCATGGTTTGATAGAGGACAGGAAGTTCAAGATGTAGTTGCTAAAATTATAACTGATAGTATAAGAAATAATTTAGATGTAGAAAGTATGGATTTAGCTTTTACAGTTTTTGAGAAAGAAAAGTATTATGAAAATGGAGAACATTTTTAA